From a single Anomaloglossus baeobatrachus isolate aAnoBae1 chromosome 4, aAnoBae1.hap1, whole genome shotgun sequence genomic region:
- the AP3M2 gene encoding AP-3 complex subunit mu-2, whose protein sequence is MIHSLFLINPSGDIFLEKHWKSVVSRSVCDYFFEAQERASEAENVPPIIPTPHHYLLSVYRHAIFFVAVIQTEVPPLFAIEFLHRVVDTFQDYFGSCSEAVIKENVVVVYEVLEEMLDNGFPLATESNILKELIKPPTILRSVVNTITGSSNVGDQLPTGQLSVVPWRRTGVKYTNNEAYFDVIEEIDAIIDKSGCTVAAEIQGVIDACVKLSGMPDLTLSFMNPRLLDDVSFHPCVRFKRWESERILSFIPPDGNFRLLSYHVSAQNLVAIPVYVKHGISFREGSSSGRFEVTLGPKQSMGKTVEGVTVTGQMPKGVLNMTLTPSQGTYVFDPVTKLLSWEVGKINPQKLPSLKGTMILQAGCSKPDENPTLNLNFKIQQLAISGLKVNRLDMYGEKYKPFKGIKYMTKAGKFQVRT, encoded by the exons ATGATTCACAGCTTGTTCCTCATTAACCCTTCGGGGGACATCTTCTTAGAGAAACACTGGAAAAGCGTTGTATCCCGTTCTGTCTGTGATTACTTTTTTGAGGCACAGGAAAGGGCATCTGAGGCCGAAAATGTTCCCCCAATCATCCCTACACCTCACCACTACTTGCTCAGTGTTTACAGGCACGCCATATTTTTTGTGGCCGTCATCCAAACTGAGGTTCCGCCGCTTTTTGCGATCGAGTTCCTTCACCGCGTAGTGGACACGTTTCAG GATTACTTTGGGTCCTGCTCGGAAGCCGTCATTAAGGAGAATGTTGTGGTGGTCTATGAGGTTCTTGAGGAGATGCTGGACAATGGATTCCCACTTGCCACTGAATCAAACATCCTAAAGGAGTTGATCAAACCTCCAACCATTCTACGAAGTGTGGTGAACACCATTACAG GCAGCTCAAACGTGGGTGACCAGCTCCCGACTGGACAACTCTCAGTCGTTCCATGGAGAAGAACCGGGGTAAAATACACCAACAATGAGGCCTACTTTGATGTAATAGAAGAGATAGATGCCATCATTGATAAATCAG GTTGTACGGTGGCTGCTGAGATTCAAGGTGTGATAGACGCCTGTGTAAAGCTGAGTGGGATGCCGGATTTAACATTGTCTTTTATG AATCCTCGTCTTTTGGATGACGTGAGCTTCCACCCGTGCGTGCGCTTTAAGCGATGGGAATCCGAACGGATCTTGTCCTTTATCCCTCCAGATGGGAACTTCCGACTCCTGTCCTATCATGTCAGCGCCCAAAA TCTCGTGGCCATTCCAGTCTATGTGAAGCATGGGATCAGTTTTCGGGAGGGCAGCAGCTCTGGACGTTTTGAAGTGACCCTAGGACCCAAGCAGAGTATGGGCAAGACCGTGGAGGGAGTGACTGTGACCGGACAGATGCCAAAGGGGGTCCTGAACATGACCTTGACCCCATCACAAGGGACATATGTATTTGATCCCGTGACCAAG TTATTGTCATGGGAGGTGGGAAAGATTAATCCTCAGAAGTTACCAAGTCTGAAGGGAACCATGATCCTCCAAGCCGGCTGCTCCAAGCCCGATGAGAACCCAACGCTAAACCTTAACTTCAAGATCCAGCAGCTCGCCATCTCAG GCCTGAAGGTGAACAGGCTGGACATGTACGGTGAGAAGTACAAACCCTTCAAAGGAATTAAATACATGACCAAGGCTGGAAAGTTCCAAGTCAGAACATAA